A genome region from Anastrepha ludens isolate Willacy chromosome 3, idAnaLude1.1, whole genome shotgun sequence includes the following:
- the LOC128859169 gene encoding estradiol 17-beta-dehydrogenase 2 isoform X1 — protein sequence MTYRIFISRIQMLQERLCCLKFKCKLLNLRNDIMEPMTALVLAFQLLALFSIAGALLIYLICKVRDDTAEVAESQPGTVLVTSADTALGLQLCTHLANKGCRVFAGMRDAQDSLPAKLLNGWLKMREYSEEPVRGAIIPMQLDVTREDVLRETTSAMGAHMNAGERGIAAVINTSGSLFRGRVEMQEGQQWEHMLKTNILGSLRVAKAFVSFLRPTRGRLIYLGAGAGTGPNSEDGLVAFTASRAAVEKCVEELRKELQPYGVKVVALDTCGIAAEALYKAPVPHTMTENEGSPTQYTADVLSANALQVIERALWDAVPLERYQLVQYSKLNFMLPCRSSFRMTKMGEGVKRGVQRV from the exons CAATGACATAATGGAACCAATGACCGCATTGGTTTTGGCCTTCCAGCTGTTGGCTCTCTTCTCCATCGCCGGTGCACTACTCATCTATCTGATCTGCAAGGTGCGTGATGACACTGCCGAGGTGGCCGAATCCCAGCCGGGCACTGTGCTCGTAACCAGCGCCGACACCGCACTCGGTCTACAGCTGTGCACACATCTCGCCAACAAGGGCTGCCGTGTTTTCGCCGGTATGCGTGATGCCCAAGATTCGCTGCCCGCTAAGCTGCTCAACGGTTGGCTGAAAATGCGCGAATACAGCGAGGAGCCAGTGCGCGGCGCCATCATCCCCATGCAACTGGATGTGACACGCGAGGATGTGTTGCGCGAAACGACCAGCGCCATGGGTGCACACATGAATGCGGGCGAGCGCGGCATTGCGGCAGTGATCAATACCAGTGGCAGCCTCTTTCGCGGGCGCGTCGAAATGCAGGAGGGCCAACAGTGGGAGCATATGTTGAAAACGAATATATTGGGTTCATTGCGTGTGGCCAAAGCATTTGTGAGCTTCTTGCGACCGACAAGGGGACGTCTCATCTATTTAGGCGCCGGTGCTGGGACAGGACCGAATAGCGAGGATGGTTTGGTAGCATTCACGGCGTCGCGCGCCGCCGTGGAGAAGTGTGTGGAAGAGCTGCGCAAAGAGCTGCAGCCGTATGGAGTGAAGGTGGTGGCGCTAGATACGTGCGGCATAGCAGCGGAGGCGCTATACAAAGCGCCAGTGCCACACA CTATGACCGAAAATGAGGGCTCACCGACACAGTACACGGCCGATGTTTTAAGCGCGAACGCTTTACAAGTGATTGAGCGCGCGTTGTGGGATGCAGTGCCGCTGGAGCGCTACCAACTGGTGCAGTATAGCAAATTGAATTTCATGTTGCCATGTCGTTCATCTTTTCGGATGACAAAAATGGGTGAAGGTGTGAAGCGTGGCGTGCAGCGGGTTTGA
- the LOC128859169 gene encoding estradiol 17-beta-dehydrogenase 2 isoform X2, which translates to MEPMTALVLAFQLLALFSIAGALLIYLICKVRDDTAEVAESQPGTVLVTSADTALGLQLCTHLANKGCRVFAGMRDAQDSLPAKLLNGWLKMREYSEEPVRGAIIPMQLDVTREDVLRETTSAMGAHMNAGERGIAAVINTSGSLFRGRVEMQEGQQWEHMLKTNILGSLRVAKAFVSFLRPTRGRLIYLGAGAGTGPNSEDGLVAFTASRAAVEKCVEELRKELQPYGVKVVALDTCGIAAEALYKAPVPHTMTENEGSPTQYTADVLSANALQVIERALWDAVPLERYQLVQYSKLNFMLPCRSSFRMTKMGEGVKRGVQRV; encoded by the exons ATGGAACCAATGACCGCATTGGTTTTGGCCTTCCAGCTGTTGGCTCTCTTCTCCATCGCCGGTGCACTACTCATCTATCTGATCTGCAAGGTGCGTGATGACACTGCCGAGGTGGCCGAATCCCAGCCGGGCACTGTGCTCGTAACCAGCGCCGACACCGCACTCGGTCTACAGCTGTGCACACATCTCGCCAACAAGGGCTGCCGTGTTTTCGCCGGTATGCGTGATGCCCAAGATTCGCTGCCCGCTAAGCTGCTCAACGGTTGGCTGAAAATGCGCGAATACAGCGAGGAGCCAGTGCGCGGCGCCATCATCCCCATGCAACTGGATGTGACACGCGAGGATGTGTTGCGCGAAACGACCAGCGCCATGGGTGCACACATGAATGCGGGCGAGCGCGGCATTGCGGCAGTGATCAATACCAGTGGCAGCCTCTTTCGCGGGCGCGTCGAAATGCAGGAGGGCCAACAGTGGGAGCATATGTTGAAAACGAATATATTGGGTTCATTGCGTGTGGCCAAAGCATTTGTGAGCTTCTTGCGACCGACAAGGGGACGTCTCATCTATTTAGGCGCCGGTGCTGGGACAGGACCGAATAGCGAGGATGGTTTGGTAGCATTCACGGCGTCGCGCGCCGCCGTGGAGAAGTGTGTGGAAGAGCTGCGCAAAGAGCTGCAGCCGTATGGAGTGAAGGTGGTGGCGCTAGATACGTGCGGCATAGCAGCGGAGGCGCTATACAAAGCGCCAGTGCCACACA CTATGACCGAAAATGAGGGCTCACCGACACAGTACACGGCCGATGTTTTAAGCGCGAACGCTTTACAAGTGATTGAGCGCGCGTTGTGGGATGCAGTGCCGCTGGAGCGCTACCAACTGGTGCAGTATAGCAAATTGAATTTCATGTTGCCATGTCGTTCATCTTTTCGGATGACAAAAATGGGTGAAGGTGTGAAGCGTGGCGTGCAGCGGGTTTGA
- the LOC128859167 gene encoding molybdenum cofactor synthesis protein cinnamon: MVNDIVFAVLTISDSCSQDPSKDRSGPCLVSLIRNAFQNANILTAIVPDERDQIIAKLRELITQKMPSVSAIITTGGTGFAPRDVTPEATKVLLNKECPQLAQYIAQASLQKTKFAALTRGLCGIAGNTLILNFPGSEKAVTECFEVVCELLPHALHLIGNDLPLVRRVHAELQASGISMASMGHVCPHKTSKGDDSDRNSPFPMIAVVQALEIIFQTVQQQREVAQLLNEFSAPIDIPPFRASIKDGYAMKSTGFSGTKKVLGYISAGDEIIMNDMQEDECYKINTGAPVPHYADCVIQVEDTKLLKKKKNGEEDLVEILVEPKANLDIRQIGSDLRKGSKLFPSADHSAVIIKSILSSVGRKLGAIRKPKIGIISTGSELLAPHQPEVMGKIYDSNTTTLEELLVYFGFECAQTLVLSDDFETVKGKISEQFKNVDFIICSGGVSMGDKDYIKPALQNLGFTINFGRVNMKPGKPMTFASKNEKYFFGLPGNPVSAFVTFHLFVLPAIRWFAGWERDKCELATLPITLQNDSIKLDPRPEYVRASVTSKNGRLYASVNGSQMSSRLQSIVGADVLVHLPGGTESKPNAVAGDVYRASVLRYDFISKYE, translated from the exons ATGGTGAATGATATAGTTTTCGCAGTTTTAACAA TAAGCGACAGCTGCAGCCAGGATCCTAGTAAAGATCGCAGTGGCCCCTGTTTGGTATCGCTGATTCGCAATGCCTTCCAAAATGCCAACATTCTAACAGCTATAGTACCAGACGAGCGCGACCAAATCATTGCTAAACTACGTGAACTCATAACCCAGAAAATGCCCAGCGTAAGTGCAATCATTACTACCGGTGGCACCGGCTTTGCACCGCGTGATGTTACGCCAGAAGCGACTAAAGTACTGTTAAACAAAGAATGCCCGCAACTGGCACAGTATATTGCACAGGCGTCACTACAGAAGACGAAATTCGCCGCTTTAACACGCGGCTTGTGTGGTATTGCGGGCAATACTTTAATACTAAATTTTCCTGGCAGCGAAAAAGCGGTAACGGAGTGTTTTGAAGTGGTGTGTGAGTTGTTGCCACATGCGCTACACTTAATCGGCAACGATTTACCACTGGTGCGACGGGTGCATGCCGAGTTACAAGCGAGTGGCATCTCTATGGCCTCCATGGGGCACGTATGCCCACACAAGACGAGCAAAGGTGATGACAGTGATAGAAATTCCCCATTTCCAATGATAGCTGTAGTGCAAGCGCTAGAGATAATATTTCAAACCGTGCAGCAGCAGCGCGAAGTGGCGCAGCTACTGAATGAATTTTCGGCACCGATAGATATACCACCCTTTCGGGCATCCATTAAGGATGGCTATGCAATGAAATCCACGGGCTTCTCGGGCACCAAAAAAGTTCTGGGCTACATATCTGCGGGTGACGAG ATAATAATGAATGATATGCAAGAAGATGAATGCTACAAGATAAACACCGGCGCGCCAGTACCACACTACGCGGATTGTGTGATACAAGTGGAGGATACCAAATTactcaaaaagaaaaagaatggCGAGGAGGATCTGGTGGAAATTTTGGTTGAACCGAAAGCGAATTTAGACATACg CCAGATTGGATCAGATCTGCGTAAAGGCAGCAAACTTTTCCCCTCTGCTGACCACTCAGCTGTAATCATCAAATCGATACTCTCCTCAGTTGGTAGGAAATTGGGTGCAATACGTAAACCAAAAATCGGCATTATCTCTACCGGCAGTGAGTTATTGGCGCCACACCAACCCGAAGTAATGGGTAAAATTTACGATTCGAACACAACTACGCTGGAGGAACTACTGGtgtattttggttttgaatgcGCGCAAACGCTGGTGCTGAGTGATGA cTTCGAAACTGTTAAAGGTAAAATCTCGGAACAATTCAAGAATGTCGATTTTATCATCTGCAGTGGCGGTGTTTCAATGGGCGATAAGGACTACATTAAACCGGCACTGCAAAATCTGGGTTTCACAATCAACTTCGGGCGCGTCAACATGAAGCCTGG GAAACCTATGACTTTCGCCTCCAAGAATGAGAAATACTTCTTTGGGCTGCCAGGCAACCCGGTGTCTGCGTTCGTCAcatttcatttgtttgttttgcccgCAATACGCTGGTTTGCCGGTTGGGAGCGTGACAAATGCGAACTGGCGACTTTGCCGATAACT CTACAAAACGATAGCATCAAACTGGATCCACGTCCGGAATATGTGCGCGCCTCAGTGACTAGCAAAAATGGTCGCTTATACGCCTCCGTTAACGGCAGTCAA aTGAGCAGCCGTTTGCAAAGCATTGTCGGGGCTGACGTTCTGGTACATCTGCCCGGCGGCACGGAGAGTAAACCCAACGCTGTAGCTGGGGATGTATATCGTGCTTCTGTGCTGCGCTATGATTTTATCTCGAAATATGAATag
- the LOC128859172 gene encoding N-alpha-acetyltransferase 38-A, NatC auxiliary subunit → MSDHSSYDNVPKPEQSAQQLPITLNTNPTINRVNNITTNAPASDSEKELTPGRCNLQNWLGHTFRVVITDGRVLVGFFNCTDKDANVVLSMCAEYLEEGKDARILGNVMIPGKHIVSIAVDMPRDAALSDKPSAPSAPEIL, encoded by the exons atgaGTGATCATAGCTCGTACGATAATGTGCCCAAACCTGAG CAATCGGCGCAACAACTGCCTATCACATTAAACACCAACCCAACCATAAACCGCGTTAATAACATAACCACTAATGCTCCTGCATCGGATAGCGAAAAAGAGCTGACACCGGGACGTTGTAATTTACAAAATTGGCTTGGCCATACGTTCAGAGTTGTGATAACTGATGGACGCGTGCTCGTTGGCTTCTTCAATTGTACGGACAAGGACGCCAATGTTGTGCTATCTATGTGCGCAGAGTACTTGGAAGAAGGCAAGGATGCACGCATACTTGGTAACGTTATGATTCCGGGCAAACACATTGTTTCAATCGCAGTGGATATGCCTAGAGATGCAGCGCTGTCGGATAAACCCAGTGCGCCATCAGCACCCGAAATACTTTAA
- the LOC128859173 gene encoding cytochrome c oxidase assembly factor 6 homolog, with translation MSFPTKEERTHCWASRDEYWQCLSEHAPKHSSTSGERVPDACRKLRKAFEESCPRQWVKHFDRKRTYEQFKERMEKGFDPLEESNKKPTPTKS, from the coding sequence ATGAGTTTCCCAACAAAGGAAGAACGTACGCATTGCTGGGCGTCGCGTGATGAATACTGGCAGTGTTTAAGTGAACACGCACCCAAACACAGCTCGACAAGTGGTGAAAGAGTGCCGGATGCTTGTCGAAAACTACGAAAAGCCTTCGAGGAATCGTGTCCACGGCAGTGGGTGAAACATTTTGACCGTAAAAGAACATATGAACAATTTAAGGAGCGCATGGAGAAAGGTTTTGATCCGCTTgaagaaagcaacaaaaagcCAACACCGACCAAATCGTAG
- the LOC128859168 gene encoding beta-1,3-galactosyltransferase 5 has translation MRLRGRIAYKFLTLIVAVVIGLLICIDYFTPGAKKDEFLTQLPPLEKDVSEEQVTYPNEVPGLNLSRLVNLKDFKYEMANNVCRKYDKELLAIIIITSYAGHDELRAAHRQAIPQSKLSEMGMQRVFLLAALPHTEKFITQKQLLDEQQRFGDLLQGNFQEAYRNLSYKHVMGLRWAATDCSSAKFIIKIDDDIIYDVFHFRRYLESLEVQQPNLIASSTYLAGYVLNARAPVRNTANKWYVSKQEWPKDIYPAYLSGWLYITNPATALRLVKEAQQTPFFWIDDTWVTGILREKLNLPMQHLNAWYSANAEFIDCCVRDLKQQSSYECEYFVGPNGGDSIMLIEFLHNVEKCYFDECSKRPPEKLLKKTCIGSAKHILPDHGNGQVKQVALR, from the exons atgcgCTTGCGCGGCCGCAttgcttataaatttttaactttaatcGTTGCTGTTGTGATTGGGTTACTAATTTGTATAGATTACTTTACACCTGGTGCAAAAAAAGATGAATTCCTGACGCAGTTGCCACCACTGGAGAAAGACGTGTCAGAGGAGCAGGTGACTTACCCAAATGAAGTGCCTGGCTTGAATTTGAGTCGGCTAGTAAACTTAAAGGACTTTAAGTATGAAATGGCGAATAATGTGTGTCGCAAGTACGATAAAGAACTGCTGG CTATTATAATCATCACATCTTATGCCGGTCACGATGAGTTGCGCGCGGCCCATCGGCAGGCCATACCGCAGAGCAAACTGTCTGAAATGGGCATGCAGCGGGTCTTCTTGCTGGCTGCACTGCCACACACTGAAAAATTTATCACACAAAAACAGCTACTAGACGAACAGCAACGCTTTGGGGATCTGTTGCAGGGCAACTTTCAAGAAGCTTATCGCAACCTGAGTTACAAGCATGTAATGGGTCTACGTTGGGCTGCCACTGATTGCAGCAGTGCCAAATTTATAATCAAAATTGATGATGATATTATATATGATGTCTTCCACTTTCGCCGCTACTTGGAATCACTAGAAGTACAACAGCCGAATTTAATTGCTTCGTCTACATATTTAGCAGGCTATGTACTCAACGCTAGAGCGCCCGTGCGCAACACCGCCAACAAATGGTACGTTTCCAAGCAAGAATGGCCTAAAGATATATATCCTGCTTATCTCTCTGGCTGGCTATATATTACCAATCCGGCAACTGCTTTGCGACTGGTGAAAGAAGCACAGCAAACTCCATTTTTCTGGATTGATGACACTTGGGTGACGGGAATTTTGCGAGAAAAATTAAATCTACCTATGCAACACTTAAATGCGTGGTACTCAGCTAATGCGGAGTTCATTGACTGTTGCGTACGCGATTTGAAACAGCAAAGCAGCTACGAATGTGAATATTTTGTGGGGCCTAATGGTGGTGATTCCATAATGCTGATCGAGTTTTTACATAAtgtagaaaaatgctattttgatGAGTGCAGTAAACGTCCTCCAGAAAAGTTACTGAAGAAGACTTGTATCGGAAGTGCAAAGCATATATTACCAGATCATGGTAATGGGCAAGTGAAGCAAGTAGCTCTAAGATGA
- the LOC128857727 gene encoding actin-histidine N-methyltransferase-like: MGKNNRNKNKSGSNKNQQPNNVATHAQAQPSKQQQQQPQAIFKRPTLTLQKRNELSSLIGALLEIGFKQPTNANEEWDQYVEMQELLHRVQVLEAPLRRPTSNTTIESRLADIDNFYRWATENGLSYEGVRIAHFAGYELGLEATRDIVENDLLFKIPRKLMLSEENMDLENSPAQFGSMSNLKLSYVLMLEALKPDSFWKPYLNLLPEKYNTVLYFNAKEMEMLRGSNALSAALRQCKAIARQYAFLYNCTVQAPRADKFNPIGHAFKEQFSYELYR; this comes from the coding sequence ATGGGAaagaataatagaaataaaaataagtcggGTAGTAATAAGAATCAGCAACCAAATAATGTCGCTACCCACGCACAAGCCCAGCCAtctaaacaacagcaacaacaaccacaagcgATCTTTAAACGACCTACACTGACGCTGCAGAAACGCAATGAGCTCAGCTCACTAATCGGTGCACTGCTCGAAATCGGGTTCAAACAGCCCACTAATGCAAATGAAGAATGGGATCAATATGTCGAAATGCAAGAACTGTTGCACCGTGTTCAAGTACTTGAGGCACCGCTGCGACGCCCCACCTCCAACACCACCATCGAGTCACGGCTGGCCGACATTGACAATTTCTATCGTTGGGCCACAGAAAATGGTTTGAGTTACGAAGGCGTACGTATAGCACATTTTGCAGGTTACGAATTGGGTTTAGAAGCAACGCGTGACATAGTCGAAAACGATTTGCTGTTTAAAATACCACGCAAGTTGATGCTCTCGGAGGAGAATATGGATTTGGAAAATAGTCCAGCACAATTTGGTTCAATGTCCAATTTAAAATTGTCTTATGTGCTAATGCTAGAAGCTTTAAAACCTGACAGTTTTTGGAAGCCTTACCTGAATTTGCTGCCGGAAAAATATAATACAGTACTATATTTTAATGCCAAAGAAATGGAGATGCTACGCGGCTCGAATGCGCTATCTGCGGCGTTGCGTCAATGCAAAGCGATTGCGCGTCAATATGCGTTTCTCTACAATTGCACCGTGCAGGCTCCACGTGCAGACAAATTCAATCCCATAGGACATGCGTTCAAGGAGCAGTTCAGCTATGAGTTGTATCGGTGA